One window of the Chryseobacterium camelliae genome contains the following:
- a CDS encoding serine hydrolase domain-containing protein, with the protein MRNNIRLKMFFISALPNVFLGMIFSCSATRPSQDAVLHQADPLYMEIEASGRELTQKNHVPGVAVAVIRDGKMAWIQTIGYADLAARKPVTPETIFNIGSISKLVSAWGFMQLTEKGLVKLDDPVDPYLTRWHLPKSEFDQSKVTLRRILSHTAGLSVHGYGGSDQGTALLSLEESLNGKTKRNGETVHLISDPGTKWEYSGGGYTLAQLLLEEKTHQSFATYMNQNVFLPLGMKHTSYEWTADMMATSATAYDEEGRPIKKRIFTEKAAAGLQTTIKDLARFAELSITPDSHQLNKVLKPNTITLMETPVLPSSDEGGSGLGYRLMNYEGFRTIGHTGENAG; encoded by the coding sequence ATGAGAAATAATATCCGACTGAAAATGTTCTTCATCAGTGCCTTACCTAATGTCTTTTTGGGGATGATTTTCTCCTGTTCCGCTACCAGGCCTTCACAGGATGCGGTTCTTCATCAGGCAGATCCGCTGTATATGGAAATTGAAGCATCAGGCCGGGAACTTACTCAAAAGAACCATGTTCCGGGAGTTGCCGTTGCTGTGATCCGGGATGGAAAGATGGCCTGGATACAAACGATAGGTTATGCGGATCTTGCAGCCAGGAAACCCGTAACGCCCGAAACGATTTTTAACATTGGTTCTATCTCTAAGCTGGTTTCTGCATGGGGCTTTATGCAGCTCACAGAAAAAGGCCTTGTAAAATTAGACGATCCCGTTGATCCGTATCTCACCCGATGGCATCTGCCGAAATCCGAATTTGACCAGTCAAAAGTAACACTGAGACGGATCTTAAGCCATACCGCGGGACTTTCAGTACACGGCTATGGCGGATCAGATCAGGGTACGGCTCTGCTCAGCCTGGAAGAATCTCTGAATGGTAAAACCAAACGGAACGGTGAAACAGTGCATCTGATCAGTGATCCGGGCACCAAATGGGAATATTCAGGAGGAGGCTATACGCTGGCACAACTGCTTCTCGAAGAAAAGACCCACCAAAGTTTCGCCACCTATATGAACCAGAATGTTTTCCTGCCGCTTGGAATGAAACATACCAGTTATGAATGGACTGCCGATATGATGGCGACCTCAGCAACGGCATACGATGAAGAGGGCAGGCCTATAAAGAAGAGGATTTTCACTGAAAAAGCAGCGGCAGGGCTTCAGACCACGATTAAAGATCTGGCTCGTTTTGCAGAGCTGTCTATTACCCCGGATTCCCATCAACTGAACAAAGTCCTGAAACCAAATACCATAACATTGATGGAAACGCCCGTTCTTCCATCCTCAGACGAAGGCGGAAGCGGTCTGGGATACCGGTTGATGAATTACGAAGGCTTCAGAACCATAGGCCATACCGGTGAAAATGCAGGCTGA
- a CDS encoding helix-turn-helix domain-containing protein — protein MEKNIHQGRNVKRFREMLGIKQEALALDLGDEWNQKKVSMLEQKDVIEDHLLKKISGVLNIPVDAFKNFDEEHAVTIISNTFNDEAFIGNYGGTYNINPMVEIIKLHEDKIALYERMLKEKDDMMGRLEGLIKNKKE, from the coding sequence ATGGAAAAGAACATACATCAGGGAAGAAATGTAAAACGCTTCAGGGAAATGCTCGGCATCAAGCAGGAAGCCCTGGCCCTTGATTTGGGCGACGAATGGAACCAGAAAAAAGTATCCATGCTGGAGCAGAAAGACGTGATCGAAGATCACCTGCTTAAAAAGATCTCAGGAGTGCTGAACATCCCCGTTGATGCTTTTAAGAATTTTGATGAGGAGCATGCGGTTACTATTATTTCCAATACCTTTAATGATGAGGCTTTTATTGGCAATTATGGAGGTACATACAATATTAATCCAATGGTAGAAATAATCAAACTTCACGAAGATAAGATTGCTTTGTATGAAAGAATGCTCAAGGAGAAGGATGATATGATGGGTAGATTGGAAGGTTTGATTAAGAATAAAAAGGAGTGA
- the uvrA gene encoding excinuclease ABC subunit UvrA, producing the protein MASIKDIDIKKQVFVKNAHLNNLKHIDVLIPKNKLIVITGVSGSGKSSLAFDTIYAEGQRRYVESLSSYARQFLGKLEKPKVDDIKGLAPSIAIQQKVISSNPRSTVGTSTEIYDYLKLLFARIGKTYSPVSGEEVKKDSVSDVVDFIKASDQEVSFLLTAPLDYDSEAFGETLNVLKLAGFTRLEINGNVAGIEDLESFGFTPEKGMAINLVIDRFSYEEDESFLQRLADSIQMAFYEGRGYCALKNTETGKVKEFSNKFELDGMEFLEPNVHFFSFNNPYGACPTCEGYGKVIGIDEDLVVPNKTLSIYEDAVVSWRGESMSEWKKSFIKEAKGFPVHKPYHQLTKEQRTFLWKGDGSRNFPSINNFFKMLEENLYKIQYRVMLSRYRGKTLCPTCEGMRLREETSWVKIDGHNIQSMIDLPLDELFPLITGLKLSDHDQEIAKRLLYEITTRIEFLLKVGLGYLTLNRTSNTLSGGESQRINLATSLGSSLVGSIYILDEPSIGLHSRDTENLIEVLKNLRDLGNTVIVVEHDEDVMRAADYIIDIGPEAGYLGGELVFAGDYKELKDADTLTSKYLTGRLEIKVPEKRRKAKEWIHIKGARQNNLKNVDVDIPLESLVVISGVSGSGKSTLMKEILTNDIMIQLGLGGKKGDYDSVEFPKKLIKNIELIDQNPIGKSSRSNPVTYLKAYDDIRDLFAKQKTAKMMGYKPKHFSFNVDGGRCDECKGEGVINVSMQFMADIELECEVCKGTRFKNEILEIKYDEKNISDILHMTVDEALEFFGDNKEDKIVTKLRPLQEVGLGYLQLGQSSSTLSGGEAQRVKLASFLVKGVTTEKTLFVFDEPSTGLHFHDIQKLLKSLQALIDLGHSVIVIEHQPDIIKCADYIIDIGPEAGKHGGEVVFTGTPEELAKNKKSHTAFYIKEKLEQ; encoded by the coding sequence ATGGCTTCAATTAAAGATATAGATATAAAAAAGCAGGTTTTCGTTAAGAACGCACACCTCAACAACCTCAAACACATCGATGTACTCATCCCGAAAAACAAGCTGATCGTCATCACCGGAGTATCCGGAAGCGGCAAATCATCCCTGGCTTTCGATACCATTTATGCGGAAGGCCAGAGAAGGTATGTGGAGAGTTTAAGCTCCTATGCCCGTCAGTTCCTCGGTAAGCTGGAAAAGCCCAAAGTGGACGACATCAAGGGCCTTGCCCCTTCGATTGCCATCCAGCAGAAAGTGATTTCTTCCAATCCGCGGTCTACGGTAGGGACTTCCACTGAGATCTACGATTACCTGAAGCTGCTGTTCGCCAGGATCGGGAAAACCTATTCCCCGGTCTCCGGTGAGGAAGTAAAAAAAGATTCGGTATCGGATGTGGTGGATTTCATCAAGGCTTCTGACCAAGAGGTTTCCTTTTTGCTGACTGCTCCGCTGGACTATGATTCCGAAGCATTCGGTGAAACGCTGAACGTGCTGAAACTCGCCGGTTTTACCAGGCTGGAGATCAACGGCAATGTCGCGGGGATCGAAGATCTGGAAAGCTTCGGGTTTACCCCTGAAAAAGGCATGGCCATAAATCTGGTCATCGACCGTTTTTCCTATGAAGAAGACGAAAGTTTCCTCCAGAGGCTTGCCGATTCTATCCAGATGGCATTTTATGAAGGAAGAGGATACTGTGCACTAAAAAATACCGAAACCGGAAAAGTAAAGGAATTCTCCAATAAGTTCGAGCTGGACGGCATGGAATTCCTGGAACCGAATGTGCATTTTTTCAGCTTCAATAACCCTTACGGAGCCTGTCCGACCTGTGAAGGATACGGAAAGGTGATCGGGATCGATGAAGACCTTGTAGTACCGAACAAAACCCTTTCCATCTATGAAGACGCGGTGGTGTCATGGCGCGGCGAAAGCATGAGTGAATGGAAAAAGTCGTTCATTAAGGAAGCAAAAGGCTTTCCGGTACACAAACCATATCACCAGTTAACCAAAGAACAGAGGACCTTCCTCTGGAAAGGAGACGGAAGCAGGAACTTCCCGTCCATCAATAATTTCTTCAAGATGCTTGAAGAGAACCTCTACAAAATACAGTACCGTGTGATGCTTTCCCGGTACCGTGGCAAAACGCTCTGCCCAACCTGCGAAGGCATGAGGCTGCGTGAGGAAACCAGCTGGGTAAAAATAGACGGGCACAATATCCAGTCGATGATCGACCTTCCGCTGGATGAGCTCTTCCCGCTGATCACCGGATTAAAGCTTTCCGACCACGACCAGGAAATTGCCAAAAGGCTGCTGTACGAAATCACGACCAGGATTGAATTCCTGCTGAAAGTCGGCTTAGGCTACCTGACCCTGAACCGGACTTCCAACACGCTCTCCGGCGGGGAAAGCCAGAGGATCAACCTGGCGACCAGCCTGGGAAGTTCTCTGGTAGGTTCAATTTATATTTTAGATGAACCGTCTATCGGCCTGCATTCCAGGGACACAGAGAATTTAATTGAAGTCCTGAAGAACCTCCGAGATTTGGGCAATACGGTGATTGTGGTGGAGCATGATGAAGACGTCATGCGGGCGGCCGACTATATTATCGACATCGGACCGGAAGCCGGTTACCTGGGTGGTGAACTGGTTTTTGCCGGAGATTACAAAGAACTGAAAGACGCCGATACGCTGACTTCAAAATACCTGACCGGCCGGTTGGAAATCAAAGTCCCTGAAAAAAGGAGGAAGGCTAAAGAATGGATCCATATCAAAGGAGCCCGGCAGAACAACCTTAAAAATGTTGACGTAGATATTCCGCTGGAAAGCCTGGTGGTGATCTCAGGGGTTTCCGGAAGCGGAAAATCAACGCTGATGAAGGAGATCCTGACGAATGACATCATGATCCAGCTCGGACTCGGCGGTAAAAAAGGCGATTATGATTCCGTGGAATTCCCTAAAAAGCTGATCAAAAATATCGAACTGATCGACCAGAACCCGATCGGGAAATCCTCCCGTTCCAATCCGGTTACCTACCTTAAAGCCTATGACGATATCCGCGACCTGTTTGCCAAGCAGAAAACCGCCAAGATGATGGGCTACAAGCCAAAGCACTTCTCCTTCAACGTAGACGGCGGAAGATGCGATGAATGCAAAGGCGAAGGGGTGATCAACGTATCCATGCAGTTCATGGCGGACATCGAGCTGGAATGCGAGGTGTGTAAAGGAACCCGTTTCAAGAATGAGATCCTGGAAATCAAATATGACGAGAAAAACATTTCGGATATCCTCCACATGACGGTGGATGAAGCACTGGAATTTTTCGGGGATAATAAGGAAGACAAGATCGTGACCAAGCTGAGGCCGTTACAGGAAGTCGGATTGGGCTACCTTCAGCTCGGGCAGAGCTCCTCTACCCTTTCCGGCGGCGAAGCACAACGGGTAAAACTGGCTTCTTTCCTCGTAAAAGGCGTAACGACGGAGAAAACCCTGTTTGTCTTTGACGAGCCTTCTACGGGGCTGCATTTCCATGACATCCAAAAGCTCCTTAAATCGCTTCAGGCATTGATTGACCTCGGGCATTCGGTAATTGTGATCGAGCATCAGCCGGACATCATCAAATGCGCGGACTACATCATCGATATCGGTCCAGAAGCCGGGAAACACGGTGGCGAAGTCGTCTTTACCGGAACCCCGGAAGAGCTTGCCAAAAACAAGAAATCCCATACCGCTTTCTACATCAAAGAAAAGCTGGAACAATAA
- a CDS encoding TonB-dependent receptor plug domain-containing protein, producing MIKKILPVFFLGASLYAGAQEKSADIESIEVQGKMISTPFKNANQNITLITREDIAHSPAQSIDEVLQQIPGMDIRRRGANGVQSDLGFRGSSFEQVLLLLNGIRMNDSQTGHNTMNIPVDLDDVERIEVIKGPAARRFGQNAYAAVINIITKVSLGKKVKISAEGGDFSMYGLGMNAQAGNEKFSNSLQANTSGSEGYMHNTDYKISNVFYQGRLAIRNGDLRLQAGFSEKKFGANGFYSSPKATEQYEETQASVVSVAHHQTFGRFKINSDVYWRRGQDMYLFNREKPEIYRNMHIGNNVGGEVNSSYQWALGTTALGVELRKEFLASNNLGSRERFVSQLFFEHHFSLLNNKLNIAPGISWANYSTQGNFFYPGLDVGYHFNASNKVYGNIAKVYRVPTFTELYYSSKTEQGNASLQPEEAVSAEIGYQFQNSVVLAKISGFIRNSDQPIDWIKNTLNDPIWYARNVNQINTRGIEMEAAHQVTQWFKYSLGYTYLDTTFRESDELVSRYVLDNLKHQVIAGANVTFLRNFNAQVMYRYNERLNLGSYHLLDSRLNFIQKDFTAYIAVNNITNARYSETFGVQMPGRWFRVGISYNINVK from the coding sequence ATGATCAAAAAAATACTTCCTGTATTTTTCCTCGGTGCCAGCCTGTATGCAGGAGCCCAGGAGAAATCCGCTGATATTGAAAGCATAGAAGTTCAGGGGAAAATGATTTCAACGCCTTTCAAAAATGCCAACCAGAACATTACACTGATTACCCGCGAAGACATTGCGCATTCTCCGGCCCAGAGCATTGACGAAGTACTTCAGCAGATCCCGGGAATGGATATCCGGAGAAGGGGAGCCAACGGCGTGCAGAGTGACCTGGGATTCAGGGGAAGCTCTTTTGAACAGGTGCTGCTGCTTCTGAACGGCATCCGGATGAATGATTCGCAGACCGGGCACAACACCATGAATATTCCGGTGGACCTGGACGATGTGGAAAGGATTGAAGTAATCAAAGGCCCTGCAGCCAGGAGGTTCGGGCAGAATGCCTATGCCGCGGTCATCAATATCATTACTAAAGTCAGCCTGGGAAAGAAAGTAAAGATCAGTGCGGAAGGCGGCGATTTCAGTATGTATGGACTGGGCATGAATGCGCAGGCCGGCAATGAGAAGTTTTCCAATTCCCTCCAGGCCAATACTTCAGGCTCGGAAGGCTATATGCATAATACGGACTACAAGATCAGCAATGTGTTCTATCAGGGCAGGCTGGCCATCCGTAACGGGGATCTGAGGCTTCAGGCAGGGTTTTCGGAGAAGAAATTCGGGGCTAATGGATTCTATTCTTCCCCAAAAGCTACGGAACAGTATGAGGAAACGCAGGCTTCCGTGGTCAGTGTAGCGCATCACCAGACATTTGGAAGATTCAAGATCAATTCAGACGTCTATTGGAGAAGAGGGCAGGATATGTACCTTTTTAACCGCGAAAAGCCGGAGATCTACCGGAACATGCACATCGGGAATAACGTAGGCGGTGAGGTTAATTCGAGCTACCAGTGGGCTCTGGGAACCACTGCACTGGGTGTGGAGCTGAGGAAGGAATTCCTGGCCAGTAATAATCTCGGGAGCAGGGAACGTTTCGTATCGCAGCTGTTCTTTGAACATCATTTTTCCCTGTTAAACAATAAGCTGAATATTGCCCCGGGTATTTCATGGGCCAATTATTCCACGCAGGGCAATTTCTTTTATCCCGGACTGGATGTAGGGTATCATTTCAATGCTTCCAATAAAGTATACGGAAATATTGCCAAAGTGTACCGGGTGCCTACGTTCACTGAACTGTATTATTCCAGCAAAACAGAGCAGGGGAACGCCAGCCTGCAGCCTGAAGAAGCCGTTTCAGCAGAGATCGGCTACCAGTTCCAGAATTCCGTGGTCCTGGCTAAAATCAGCGGTTTCATCCGGAATTCTGACCAGCCTATCGACTGGATCAAGAATACCCTGAACGATCCGATCTGGTATGCGCGCAACGTCAATCAGATCAATACCCGCGGGATTGAAATGGAAGCCGCACATCAGGTGACGCAGTGGTTTAAATATTCCTTGGGATACACTTATCTGGATACGACATTCAGGGAATCCGACGAGCTGGTTTCCAGGTATGTGCTGGACAACCTGAAGCATCAGGTGATTGCTGGCGCAAATGTTACGTTCCTGCGGAATTTTAATGCCCAGGTCATGTACAGGTATAATGAACGGCTGAATCTAGGAAGCTACCATCTGCTGGATTCAAGGTTAAATTTTATTCAGAAAGACTTTACGGCATATATTGCTGTTAACAATATCACCAATGCCCGGTATTCTGAAACCTTTGGTGTTCAGATGCCTGGAAGATGGTTCCGGGTAGGGATTTCCTACAATATTAATGTTAAGTAA
- a CDS encoding DUF2490 domain-containing protein has product MKRFLGLCLLAGISLFKAQDHISSFNAVTLTYKFHPKFFLYAEGQLRGNEDYSYPDYYEIKGGVGYNLTKNHKPFIGAGRYVNYKNHDLGREELRIWLQDVIDVKKGIVKFENRFRAEKSWFYEPNTDKTFQRMRYRYRLNITVPLNSKTVKKGTVFTNAYDEVFFVSPMKPTFARNRVYGGFGYQIDDYFGILTGYLWQREFEATGNRNLHFIYLALNVNIDGTNHHVKTFDFPGAD; this is encoded by the coding sequence ATGAAACGTTTCCTAGGTCTGTGCCTTCTGGCCGGCATAAGTTTGTTCAAAGCACAGGATCATATTTCCAGCTTTAATGCCGTAACGCTTACCTACAAGTTTCATCCCAAATTTTTCCTGTATGCGGAGGGACAGCTCCGTGGCAATGAAGATTATTCCTATCCGGATTATTACGAAATCAAAGGAGGGGTAGGATATAACCTTACCAAAAACCATAAGCCCTTTATCGGTGCCGGAAGGTACGTGAATTACAAAAACCATGACCTGGGCAGGGAAGAGCTGAGAATATGGCTGCAGGACGTTATCGATGTCAAAAAAGGGATCGTCAAGTTCGAGAACCGTTTCCGGGCGGAAAAAAGCTGGTTCTATGAACCCAATACGGATAAAACGTTCCAGAGGATGCGGTACCGCTACCGGCTGAATATTACCGTTCCGCTCAATTCCAAAACGGTTAAGAAAGGAACGGTGTTTACCAATGCTTATGATGAAGTTTTCTTTGTCAGCCCTATGAAGCCTACATTTGCGAGGAACAGGGTGTATGGCGGATTCGGATACCAGATCGATGATTATTTCGGGATCCTGACAGGCTATTTATGGCAGCGGGAATTTGAAGCTACCGGAAACAGGAACCTCCATTTTATCTATCTTGCACTGAACGTCAATATCGACGGGACCAACCATCACGTCAAAACGTTTGATTTTCCGGGAGCGGATTAA
- a CDS encoding phosphohydrolase, with amino-acid sequence MTKEDLLNKAIKIADKAHKGQTDKYHAPYIAHVMRVMEYGKTLDEKIVGVLHDVVEDHPEEFSIEYLRSEGFPEYILFAVNCLTKLDPEEDYEEFVRRTERSPLAVAVKLNDLRDNMDLRRVNRELTPKDIKRFNKYLKAYRYLIEKY; translated from the coding sequence ATGACAAAAGAAGACCTGCTGAACAAAGCCATTAAGATTGCTGATAAAGCCCATAAAGGCCAGACCGACAAATACCACGCTCCGTATATTGCCCACGTTATGCGTGTTATGGAGTACGGCAAAACGCTGGATGAAAAAATTGTAGGCGTACTGCATGATGTGGTAGAAGACCATCCCGAAGAATTCAGCATAGAATACCTGCGGAGTGAAGGCTTTCCCGAATACATCCTGTTTGCCGTTAACTGCCTTACCAAGCTTGATCCTGAGGAAGACTATGAAGAATTCGTACGCAGGACGGAGCGTTCGCCATTGGCTGTTGCGGTAAAGCTCAATGACCTGCGTGACAATATGGACCTGCGCAGGGTTAACCGTGAACTCACGCCGAAAGACATCAAGAGATTCAATAAATATCTAAAGGCCTACCGGTACCTGATTGAAAAATACTGA
- a CDS encoding acyl-CoA dehydrogenase family protein: MGNITKGGEFLIKEVPANEIFSLEELNEEQKMLRDSAKEFIDREVVPQKERFEKKDYALTEEVMRKLGEMGMLGIAVPEEYGGLGMGFVTTMLACDYLSGATGSLATAYGAHTGIGTLPIVLYGTEEQKKKYLPDLAGGTKFGAYCLTEPDAGSDANSGKTRAKLSEDGKHYIINGQKMWISNAGFADTFTLFAKIDDDKNITGFVINRSELENPDSLTFGEEEHKLGIRASSTRQVFFNDMKIPTENLLGERNNGFKIALNALNVGRIKLAAACLDAQRRILNHSIQYSNERKQFGVSISTFGAIRKKIAEMATGTFVSEAGSYRAAKDIQDKIDELVAGGLDHQAAELKGVEEFAVECSILKVFVSDLAQHTADEGIQVYGGMGFSEDTPMESAWRDSRISRIYEGTNEINRLLSVGMLIKRAMKGELDLLSPAMAISKELMGIPSFDVPDYSAFMSEEKALIANLKKVFLMVSGAALQKYMMEIEKQQHLLLNASEILNQIYMAESAVLRAEKHFSPDSVEAAMAQLNLYKAVEKIISAAKEGIVSFAEGDEQRMMLSGLRRFTKYTNHPNVVALTEKIAAHYIEKGNY, from the coding sequence ATGGGAAATATAACAAAGGGCGGTGAATTCCTCATCAAGGAAGTTCCTGCAAACGAAATTTTCAGTCTTGAAGAACTGAACGAAGAACAGAAAATGCTCCGGGATTCTGCCAAGGAGTTTATTGACCGGGAAGTGGTCCCGCAAAAAGAACGTTTCGAAAAGAAAGACTATGCATTGACGGAAGAGGTAATGCGTAAACTGGGAGAAATGGGGATGCTGGGCATTGCCGTTCCGGAAGAGTACGGAGGCCTGGGAATGGGATTTGTAACGACGATGCTGGCTTGTGACTACCTTTCCGGAGCTACAGGTTCCCTGGCTACGGCTTACGGAGCGCATACCGGAATCGGGACCCTGCCGATCGTATTGTACGGTACTGAAGAACAAAAGAAAAAATACCTTCCGGATTTAGCCGGCGGAACCAAATTCGGGGCGTATTGCCTGACGGAACCGGATGCCGGATCTGATGCCAATTCCGGGAAGACGAGAGCGAAGCTTTCGGAAGACGGAAAACATTATATCATCAACGGACAGAAGATGTGGATTTCCAATGCGGGATTTGCAGATACCTTTACTTTGTTTGCTAAAATTGATGATGACAAAAACATCACCGGATTTGTGATCAACAGGTCTGAACTGGAAAACCCGGACAGCCTGACATTCGGAGAGGAAGAACATAAGCTGGGTATCCGTGCCTCTTCTACCCGACAGGTATTCTTCAATGACATGAAGATCCCCACTGAAAACCTTCTGGGAGAACGGAACAACGGGTTTAAAATTGCGCTGAATGCCCTGAACGTAGGCCGTATCAAGCTTGCAGCAGCATGCCTGGATGCCCAGAGAAGGATCTTGAACCATTCCATCCAGTATTCCAATGAAAGGAAACAGTTTGGGGTATCCATTTCAACTTTCGGAGCCATCAGAAAAAAAATTGCTGAAATGGCAACCGGGACTTTCGTAAGTGAAGCCGGATCATACAGGGCGGCCAAAGATATCCAGGATAAGATCGACGAACTGGTAGCCGGCGGACTGGACCACCAAGCGGCAGAGCTGAAAGGTGTTGAGGAATTTGCCGTGGAATGTTCGATCCTGAAAGTATTCGTATCGGATCTTGCCCAGCATACCGCTGATGAAGGGATCCAGGTATACGGCGGAATGGGATTCTCTGAAGACACCCCGATGGAATCTGCATGGAGAGACTCCAGGATTTCCAGGATCTATGAAGGAACGAATGAAATCAACAGGCTGTTATCAGTTGGAATGTTGATTAAGAGAGCAATGAAAGGTGAACTTGACTTATTGTCACCGGCAATGGCGATCAGCAAGGAACTCATGGGCATCCCTTCTTTCGATGTGCCTGATTATTCCGCATTCATGAGCGAGGAAAAGGCGTTGATTGCCAACCTTAAGAAAGTATTCCTGATGGTTTCCGGCGCAGCGCTTCAGAAATACATGATGGAAATCGAAAAGCAGCAGCATCTGTTATTGAACGCTTCTGAAATCCTTAACCAGATTTATATGGCAGAATCTGCTGTACTGAGAGCTGAGAAGCATTTCTCACCGGATTCCGTGGAAGCGGCAATGGCACAGCTGAACCTTTATAAGGCCGTAGAAAAAATTATCTCAGCAGCTAAGGAAGGTATTGTATCCTTTGCAGAAGGCGACGAGCAGAGAATGATGCTTTCCGGTTTGAGAAGATTTACCAAATATACCAACCATCCGAATGTTGTGGCACTGACAGAAAAAATCGCAGCCCACTACATTGAAAAAGGAAATTATTAG
- a CDS encoding four helix bundle protein yields MQKDNIIKEKSFHFALLIIELYKICKLQNEFILSKQLLRSGTSIGANIQEALAGFSEKDFLHKMSIASKEARETQYWIDLLSESQLVKFDEAKYKTEIKSIVNILTSIVKTVQERKKKNRIQNP; encoded by the coding sequence ATGCAGAAAGATAACATAATCAAAGAAAAATCATTTCATTTTGCTTTGCTGATTATTGAACTTTACAAAATATGCAAACTCCAAAATGAGTTTATACTTTCTAAACAGCTTTTAAGGAGCGGGACTTCAATAGGTGCTAATATTCAGGAAGCTCTAGCTGGATTTTCTGAAAAGGATTTTTTGCATAAGATGTCTATTGCGAGTAAAGAAGCCAGAGAAACACAATATTGGATAGATTTATTATCAGAATCTCAATTAGTCAAATTTGATGAGGCTAAATACAAAACAGAAATTAAAAGTATTGTGAATATTTTGACCTCTATAGTTAAAACGGTTCAGGAAAGAAAAAAAAAGAACAGGATTCAAAATCCATAA
- a CDS encoding thiolase family protein has product MKTAYIIKGYRTAVGKAPKGSLRFTRPDVMAATVIEKLMADVPQLDKNRIDDLIVGNAMPEAEQGLNVARLISLMGLNTDKVPGVTVNRYCASGSEAIAIASAKIQAGMADCIIAGGTESMSFIPMGGYKPVPETDIAKTNPDYYWGMGYTAEEVAKQYKITREEQDQFAFESHMKALKANAEGRFADQIVPIPVEYNFLDENQKMQTKKFDFSVDEGPRADTSLEGLARLKPVFANGGSVTAGNSSQMSDGAAFVIVMSEEMVKELGLEPQARLVSYAAAGLEPRIMGMGPLYAIPKALKQAGLELKDIDLIEMNEAFASQSVAIKKELDLNPDILNVNGGAIALGHPLGCTGTKLTVQLLDEMKKRGSKYGMVTMCVGTGQGAASVFELL; this is encoded by the coding sequence ATGAAAACAGCATACATCATAAAAGGATACAGAACAGCGGTAGGTAAAGCACCTAAAGGATCGCTCCGATTTACCCGTCCGGACGTTATGGCGGCAACGGTCATCGAGAAGCTGATGGCTGATGTACCGCAACTGGATAAAAACAGGATTGACGACCTTATCGTAGGCAATGCCATGCCGGAAGCAGAACAGGGACTGAATGTAGCCCGTCTGATTTCCCTGATGGGACTGAATACCGACAAAGTTCCCGGTGTAACCGTAAACCGGTACTGTGCGTCAGGAAGCGAAGCCATAGCTATTGCGTCCGCTAAGATCCAGGCCGGAATGGCCGACTGCATTATTGCAGGAGGGACGGAATCCATGTCATTCATTCCAATGGGCGGTTATAAGCCGGTTCCGGAAACGGATATCGCCAAAACCAATCCGGATTACTATTGGGGCATGGGATACACCGCAGAAGAGGTTGCCAAGCAGTATAAAATCACCCGCGAAGAGCAGGACCAGTTTGCCTTCGAATCGCATATGAAAGCCCTGAAAGCCAACGCTGAAGGCCGCTTTGCCGACCAGATTGTCCCGATTCCGGTGGAATACAATTTCCTGGATGAAAACCAGAAAATGCAGACCAAAAAGTTTGATTTCTCCGTTGATGAGGGCCCAAGGGCAGACACTTCCCTCGAAGGCCTTGCCAGGCTGAAGCCTGTTTTTGCCAATGGCGGAAGTGTAACCGCAGGAAACTCTTCCCAGATGAGCGACGGAGCCGCTTTCGTGATTGTCATGAGCGAAGAAATGGTGAAGGAACTCGGACTGGAACCGCAGGCCCGACTGGTCTCCTACGCCGCCGCCGGACTGGAGCCGAGGATCATGGGTATGGGACCTCTGTACGCCATCCCGAAAGCCTTGAAGCAGGCCGGGCTGGAACTGAAAGACATCGACCTCATTGAAATGAATGAAGCTTTCGCCTCCCAATCCGTCGCCATCAAAAAAGAACTGGATCTGAATCCTGACATCCTGAACGTCAACGGAGGCGCTATCGCCCTCGGCCACCCGCTGGGCTGCACCGGTACCAAACTCACCGTACAGTTGCTTGACGAAATGAAAAAACGCGGCAGCAAATACGGCATGGTCACCATGTGCGTAGGAACAGGACAAGGTGCAGCAAGTGTTTTTGAACTTTTATAG